The following are from one region of the Hymenobacter sp. YIM 151858-1 genome:
- the rlmD gene encoding 23S rRNA (uracil(1939)-C(5))-methyltransferase RlmD, producing MPNPKKIPAEDLREVVIQDMVAEGKCLVRHNNLVIFVSGVAPGDVVDLRITKSKKSFLEAVPVHFHKYSELRVQPFCMHFGTCGGCKWQHLGYETQLQYKQQQVEDTLQRIGKVELPEIMPILGSKETTYYRNKLEYTFSYNGWLTSEQIADESQQYDRRVLGYHLPSRFDKIIDIQHCWLQPDPSNQIRLAFRDYARTNNLRFGNLMKHTGLLRTLTIRTAKSTGEIMVVAAFYRQHQMIPVILDHLLELFPEITSMNYVLNDKGNDSLDGLEVVCYKGLPYIHEEMEGLRFRVGPKSFYQTNSEQAYELYKIARDFAGLTGTELVYDLYTGAGTIANFVAKQARKVIGVEYVAQAIEDAKLNSEINGVQNTKFYAGDMKDVLTKEFTDEHGRPDVIITDPPRAGMHADVVNRLIELRAPRVVYVSCNPATQARDLELLADTYRVTRVQPVDMFPHTHHVENVVLLELK from the coding sequence ATGCCCAATCCGAAGAAGATCCCCGCGGAGGACCTCCGCGAAGTGGTAATACAAGACATGGTAGCCGAGGGCAAGTGCCTCGTGCGCCACAACAACCTCGTCATTTTCGTGTCGGGCGTAGCGCCCGGCGACGTGGTCGACCTGCGCATCACCAAGTCGAAAAAGAGCTTTCTGGAGGCTGTACCCGTGCACTTTCACAAGTACTCGGAGCTGCGCGTGCAGCCCTTCTGCATGCACTTTGGCACCTGCGGCGGCTGCAAGTGGCAGCACCTAGGCTACGAAACCCAGCTTCAGTACAAGCAGCAACAGGTGGAGGACACGCTGCAGCGGATCGGCAAGGTTGAGTTGCCCGAGATTATGCCCATTCTGGGTTCGAAGGAAACCACCTACTACCGCAACAAGCTGGAGTACACCTTCAGCTACAACGGCTGGCTGACCTCGGAGCAGATTGCCGACGAGTCGCAGCAGTACGACCGCCGCGTGCTGGGCTACCACCTGCCCTCGCGCTTCGATAAGATCATCGACATCCAGCACTGCTGGCTGCAGCCCGACCCGAGCAACCAGATTCGCCTGGCCTTCCGCGATTACGCGCGCACCAACAACCTGCGCTTCGGCAACCTGATGAAGCACACCGGGTTGCTGCGCACGCTCACCATCCGCACGGCCAAGAGCACCGGCGAAATCATGGTGGTGGCCGCGTTCTACCGCCAGCACCAGATGATTCCGGTTATTCTGGACCACCTGCTGGAGCTGTTCCCGGAAATCACGTCGATGAACTACGTGCTCAACGACAAGGGCAACGACTCGCTCGACGGCCTGGAAGTGGTGTGCTACAAGGGTCTGCCCTACATCCACGAGGAGATGGAGGGTCTGCGCTTCCGCGTGGGGCCGAAATCGTTCTACCAAACCAACTCGGAGCAAGCGTACGAGCTGTACAAAATTGCCCGCGACTTTGCCGGCCTCACCGGCACGGAGCTGGTGTACGACCTCTACACCGGCGCCGGCACCATTGCCAACTTCGTGGCCAAGCAGGCCCGCAAGGTAATCGGCGTGGAGTACGTGGCGCAGGCCATTGAAGACGCGAAGCTGAACTCGGAAATCAACGGCGTGCAGAACACCAAGTTCTACGCCGGCGACATGAAGGACGTGCTCACCAAGGAATTTACCGACGAGCACGGTCGCCCCGACGTCATCATCACCGACCCGCCCCGCGCCGGCATGCACGCAGATGTGGTAAACCGCCTCATCGAGCTGCGCGCCCCGCGCGTAGTGTACGTGAGCTGCAACCCCGCTACCCAAGCCCGCGACCTAGAGTTGCTGGCCGACACCTACCGCGTAACGCGCGTGCAGCCGGTAGATATGTTCCCGCACACCCACCACGTGGAGAATGTGGTGCTGCTGGAGCTGAAGTAG
- a CDS encoding erythromycin esterase family protein translates to MRFVLLFLVLLTGFPAASQAIHNLSFEPDANRRQPLLLWAHKGGQAIRLSIDTTQAKHGRGSLLIDATRAPEPVGAAIYTTLEPIDSLRGHAATITGWVRTKGFAGKVWLYAHAQTAGHGANLASHDTPPAAELAPAADWQRLQIQLPVGAEAEQLLLGLRFWGQGTVWLDDLQVHYNGRTYRNAPLPGTEPLLLSTTTPLPDWNFERRGPATATPPTQYRWRLDSTLAQNGRSSLQLLPVPGAAAPYAYLGVVPLDTLHGQTLVVRGHVRYSAGRATNKPLVLYHAMLTHDDRSGWPFRERESFSATPVTAGAPAANGWQAFELSVPISHNSFAKQLALGVRLDGGEPIWIDNVQLLINGRPYTPRPPRAAGLPTAAELAWLRQAARPLRTVQPDGGDVRYLAAFGQLVGAAEVIGLGEVTHGSREIFQVKHRLFRYLVEQKGVRALVLEANMGTCLALNRYVLTGEGDVRQLVRSLGVWNTAEVLELVQWMRTHNERASTKIQLLGMDMQHPYDAIAYLRAQVPAKRTDLHALLTRIENQVKELRRSESPLNPFAADSRPGAALQALRSQLAELRGGFEMQSKLRDDTDLPDVAWQRQMLHLIEQYSTFISLKKVFGSAYRDACMAENVHWLRGQLAGAKVAVWAHNAHVAAEGEGAERNLGEWLRRAYGPAYFAVGMAFHEGSFRAEDQSTSTFVRAEATAAPVGTYEYYFHAAKLPLSLLDVRSPALAPGTQWLYQNLLLRDVGIFESKAPFNRHNLRREFDALIFMPRSSPALAAP, encoded by the coding sequence ATGCGTTTTGTGCTACTATTTCTCGTGTTGCTGACCGGTTTTCCAGCCGCAAGCCAGGCCATTCATAATCTTAGCTTCGAGCCCGATGCCAACCGCCGGCAGCCGCTGCTGCTGTGGGCGCACAAGGGTGGTCAGGCCATCCGGCTTTCCATCGATACCACGCAAGCCAAACACGGCCGGGGCAGTTTGCTGATTGATGCCACCCGCGCCCCCGAGCCGGTAGGCGCCGCCATTTACACCACCCTCGAGCCCATCGACTCGCTGCGCGGGCACGCGGCTACCATCACGGGCTGGGTACGGACCAAAGGCTTTGCTGGCAAAGTGTGGCTCTACGCCCACGCCCAAACCGCCGGGCACGGCGCCAATCTGGCCTCGCACGACACCCCGCCCGCCGCCGAACTTGCCCCTGCGGCCGATTGGCAGCGCCTGCAAATTCAGCTGCCCGTGGGCGCGGAGGCCGAGCAGCTGCTGCTGGGCCTGCGGTTTTGGGGCCAGGGCACCGTTTGGCTCGATGATTTGCAGGTACACTACAACGGCCGCACGTACCGCAATGCGCCCCTGCCAGGCACCGAGCCGCTGCTGCTGAGCACCACCACCCCGTTGCCCGATTGGAATTTCGAGCGGCGCGGCCCCGCCACCGCTACCCCACCCACGCAGTACCGCTGGCGCCTCGATTCGACGCTGGCCCAAAACGGCCGCTCCAGCCTGCAGCTGCTGCCGGTGCCGGGCGCTGCCGCCCCCTACGCCTACCTAGGCGTAGTGCCGCTCGATACGCTGCACGGCCAAACGCTGGTGGTGCGCGGACACGTGCGTTACTCAGCTGGTCGGGCAACCAATAAACCTCTCGTGCTCTACCACGCCATGCTCACCCACGACGACCGTTCTGGTTGGCCGTTTCGTGAGCGCGAAAGCTTTTCGGCAACGCCGGTAACTGCCGGCGCCCCGGCGGCCAACGGTTGGCAAGCCTTTGAGCTTTCGGTGCCCATTTCGCACAACTCGTTTGCGAAGCAACTGGCCCTGGGCGTGCGCCTCGACGGCGGCGAGCCAATTTGGATCGACAACGTGCAGCTGCTTATTAACGGGCGCCCCTACACCCCGCGGCCACCTAGGGCGGCCGGCCTACCCACGGCGGCCGAGCTGGCGTGGCTGCGCCAGGCCGCTCGGCCCCTGCGCACCGTGCAGCCCGATGGCGGCGACGTGCGCTATTTGGCGGCCTTTGGGCAGCTGGTAGGCGCGGCCGAGGTAATCGGCCTGGGCGAGGTAACGCACGGCTCGCGCGAGATTTTTCAGGTAAAGCACCGTTTGTTTCGCTACCTGGTAGAGCAAAAAGGCGTGCGGGCGCTGGTGCTGGAGGCCAACATGGGCACGTGCCTGGCCCTCAACCGCTACGTGCTCACCGGCGAAGGCGACGTGCGCCAATTGGTACGGAGCCTAGGTGTGTGGAACACCGCCGAGGTGCTGGAGCTGGTGCAATGGATGCGCACCCACAACGAGCGCGCCAGCACCAAAATTCAGCTGCTGGGCATGGATATGCAGCACCCGTACGACGCCATTGCCTACTTGCGCGCGCAAGTACCCGCCAAGCGCACCGACCTGCACGCCCTGCTCACCCGCATCGAAAACCAGGTGAAAGAGCTGCGCCGAAGCGAATCGCCCCTGAACCCGTTTGCCGCCGACAGCCGGCCAGGTGCTGCGCTGCAAGCCCTGCGCAGCCAGCTGGCCGAGCTGCGCGGCGGTTTCGAGATGCAAAGCAAACTGCGCGACGATACCGACCTGCCCGATGTGGCCTGGCAGCGCCAGATGCTGCACCTGATTGAGCAATACAGCACATTTATCAGCCTGAAAAAAGTGTTCGGCAGTGCGTACCGCGATGCTTGCATGGCCGAAAACGTGCACTGGCTGCGCGGGCAGCTGGCCGGCGCCAAGGTGGCGGTGTGGGCGCACAACGCCCACGTAGCTGCCGAGGGCGAAGGCGCCGAGCGCAACCTAGGCGAATGGCTGCGCCGCGCCTACGGCCCGGCGTATTTCGCCGTGGGCATGGCTTTCCACGAAGGCTCGTTTCGGGCCGAGGACCAAAGCACGAGCACCTTTGTGCGGGCCGAGGCCACGGCCGCGCCGGTGGGCACCTACGAGTACTACTTTCATGCGGCCAAGCTGCCGTTGTCGTTGCTCGATGTGCGCAGCCCCGCCCTGGCGCCCGGCACGCAATGGCTCTATCAAAACCTGCTGCTGCGCGACGTAGGCATTTTCGAATCGAAAGCGCCTTTCAACCGCCACAATCTGCGCCGCGAGTTCGATGCCCTGATTTTCATGCCGCGTTCCTCGCCCGCCCTGGCGGCGCCCTAG